The Flavobacterium sp. IMCC34852 genome contains the following window.
GCCGATGCCTCTAAAAAAACCGATAACATTCGCTCCGCTTTTCACCACGGTTTGTTTTTGTGTACCATTTTGGGCTTTATGTTGTTTGGTTTGGTGGTTTTAGCACAGCCTATAATGGAATTGTTGCACCAACCCAAAGAGGTAATAGTTTTAGCTAAGCCGTTCCTGACTTGGGTGGCTTTTTCTTTGGTTCCATTGATTATTTACCAAGGTTACAAGCAATTTGCCGATGGTTTGTCGATGACCAAAGTGTCGATGTACGCTATTATTATGGCGAATGTTTTGCACGTGATTATCAACTATTTGTTGATTTACGGGATATGGTTTTTCCCAAAAATGGGTATCATAGGCGCGGCTTTGGGCACCGTGATTTCCCGAATAGCGATGGTGGTTTTTATGCACGTTATTTTAGCTAAAAAGGAAAAGCTGAAACCCTATTTTCAGGACTTTAGTTTTGACGAAATAAAAAAAGCAACCCTAAAAAAAATCATTAATCTGGGTTTGCCTTCAGCGATGCAAATGTTGTTTGAAGTAGTGTTATTTACGGCGGCCATCTGGCTTTGCGGTACCATAGGCAAAACGAGTCAGGCTGCGAATCAGATTGCGCTGAGTTTGGCTTCGTTGACCTTTATGTTTGCAATGGGATTGAGCGTGGTGTCTATGATTAGAATCAGTAACCAAAAAGGCTTAGGTGATTACAAACAGTTGATTGTGGTAGGTCGTTCCATCTTTTTGTTGGCGATTATTATTGAGATTCTCTTTGC
Protein-coding sequences here:
- a CDS encoding MATE family efflux transporter → MNLAQYTKEFRYNMQLAYPVILGMVGHTLIGIVDNIMVGKLGSTELAAVSLGNSLIFVAMSIGIGFSTAITPIVAEADASKKTDNIRSAFHHGLFLCTILGFMLFGLVVLAQPIMELLHQPKEVIVLAKPFLTWVAFSLVPLIIYQGYKQFADGLSMTKVSMYAIIMANVLHVIINYLLIYGIWFFPKMGIIGAALGTVISRIAMVVFMHVILAKKEKLKPYFQDFSFDEIKKATLKKIINLGLPSAMQMLFEVVLFTAAIWLCGTIGKTSQAANQIALSLASLTFMFAMGLSVVSMIRISNQKGLGDYKQLIVVGRSIFLLAIIIEILFALMFVALHQILPYLFLNMDNKMQLLDNAEVISIAAKLLLVAAVFQISDGIQVVVLGALRGLQDVKIPMYITFVAYWIVGFPISYYLGLKTNLGAVGVWIGLLGGLTAAALFLYLRFHYLTKKLIVDNKVIGN